One Desulfobulbus propionicus DSM 2032 DNA segment encodes these proteins:
- a CDS encoding electron transfer flavoprotein subunit alpha codes for MLIIDSEKCTACGICETSCAFGAISVEVDCAVVNESCTLCGACVENCPVGALRIETAEKRVRADINDYSGILVFAEYRHGKVAQVSYELLGIGRKLAEQRGTTLSAVLPGGAVASLAQDLIAAGADRVFLAEHPLLEQFREDVYAGILEQVIREQKPEVVLAGATAIGRSVIPYVANAIDAGLTADCTRLEIRESDGMLLQTRPSFGGNIMATIECPHTRPQMATVRPKVMAPAEPDPTRRGEVVVMQIPERLLQSKIEVLETVINTDDQVNIQEVEALVAGGRGLDSAKGFALIRELANELGGAVAASRAAVDAGWIPYPHQVGQTGKTVSPKLYIACGISGAVQHAVGMQSAEIVVAINKDKSAPIFDIATYGVVGDLYEVVPRLIQRLQEMKK; via the coding sequence ATGCTGATTATCGATAGCGAGAAATGCACTGCCTGCGGCATCTGTGAAACAAGTTGCGCCTTTGGAGCGATCAGCGTCGAGGTCGACTGTGCCGTGGTCAATGAATCCTGCACACTGTGCGGGGCTTGTGTTGAAAACTGTCCGGTCGGGGCATTGAGGATTGAAACTGCGGAGAAGCGGGTTCGGGCCGACATCAACGACTATTCGGGCATTTTGGTGTTTGCTGAATATCGTCATGGCAAAGTGGCGCAGGTCAGCTATGAGTTGCTCGGCATTGGCCGGAAACTTGCCGAGCAGCGCGGAACCACGCTTAGTGCCGTGCTTCCCGGAGGCGCGGTCGCCTCGCTGGCCCAGGATCTGATAGCTGCCGGCGCAGACCGGGTGTTTCTTGCCGAACATCCGCTGTTGGAACAGTTTCGCGAAGATGTTTACGCCGGTATTCTGGAGCAGGTGATCCGGGAGCAAAAGCCCGAAGTGGTGCTCGCCGGAGCGACCGCCATCGGCCGTTCAGTCATCCCCTATGTGGCGAACGCCATCGATGCGGGACTCACCGCCGATTGCACTCGGCTGGAAATCAGGGAATCCGACGGCATGTTGCTGCAGACCCGGCCCTCCTTTGGCGGCAATATCATGGCAACCATTGAGTGCCCCCACACTCGGCCACAGATGGCCACGGTGCGGCCCAAGGTGATGGCACCTGCCGAGCCCGACCCAACGCGTCGCGGGGAGGTGGTCGTGATGCAAATTCCCGAGCGGTTACTCCAGTCGAAGATTGAAGTGCTCGAGACAGTGATCAACACCGATGATCAGGTCAATATTCAGGAGGTCGAAGCGCTGGTGGCTGGCGGACGCGGACTCGATTCGGCCAAGGGCTTTGCCCTGATCCGTGAACTGGCGAACGAACTGGGAGGCGCCGTCGCCGCTTCCAGGGCCGCGGTGGATGCTGGTTGGATCCCCTATCCCCATCAAGTGGGGCAGACTGGTAAGACGGTCAGCCCCAAGCTCTACATTGCCTGCGGTATTTCCGGGGCTGTGCAGCACGCCGTGGGCATGCAATCGGCAGAGATCGTGGTGGCGATCAACAAAGACAAGAGTGCACCCATTTTTGATATAGCCACCTATGGGGTGGTCGGTGATCTGTATGAAGTGGTGCCGCGTTTGATTCAGCGGTTGCAGGAGATGAAGAAATGA
- a CDS encoding electron transfer flavoprotein subunit beta/FixA family protein — MKIIVCVKQVPDAKDVRLDPKTNTLAREGVESIMNPYDRHALEEAVAIKEQLGGAVTVLTMGPPQAEAVLREAIACGADEGVLVSDRAFAGADTWATSYTLAKAIEAIGPFDLVLCGKQAIDGDTAQVGPGLAHRLQVPYATCIQKTRTVGDGVIEVERMMDDGFDVVRLPLPALMTVVKDINQPRVASLKGKMKAKKAAIKCFSASDIGADPQCIGLAGSPTQVVRVFAPEPKGNRKIFTGSVEEQVDQLVACLKAHL, encoded by the coding sequence ATGAAGATTATCGTCTGTGTCAAACAGGTTCCGGACGCCAAGGACGTTCGTCTCGATCCGAAAACCAACACCCTGGCCCGGGAGGGAGTGGAGTCGATCATGAACCCTTATGATCGCCATGCCCTGGAAGAGGCGGTGGCCATCAAGGAGCAGCTGGGAGGCGCCGTAACCGTTTTGACCATGGGGCCACCGCAGGCCGAGGCGGTGTTGCGTGAGGCCATCGCCTGTGGAGCCGATGAAGGAGTGCTGGTTTCAGACCGTGCCTTTGCCGGGGCCGATACGTGGGCGACCTCTTACACCTTGGCCAAGGCCATAGAGGCTATCGGCCCCTTTGATCTCGTTCTCTGCGGCAAGCAGGCGATCGACGGCGATACCGCCCAGGTGGGGCCGGGACTGGCCCACCGACTTCAGGTGCCGTACGCTACCTGTATTCAGAAGACGCGTACGGTTGGCGATGGGGTTATCGAAGTGGAACGGATGATGGACGATGGGTTTGATGTCGTCCGCCTGCCTCTGCCGGCCCTGATGACCGTGGTCAAGGATATCAACCAGCCGCGTGTGGCTTCGCTGAAAGGGAAGATGAAAGCGAAAAAAGCGGCAATCAAGTGCTTTTCCGCCTCAGATATCGGTGCTGACCCGCAGTGCATCGGTCTGGCCGGTTCCCCGACGCAGGTGGTCCGGGTGTTCGCGCCGGAGCCCAAGGGCAATCGCAAAATTTTTACAGGAAGCGTTGAAGAGCAGGTCGACCAACTGGTCGCGTGCCTCAAGGCGCATCTGTGA
- a CDS encoding acyl-CoA dehydrogenase family protein, translating into MDYFLTEQQQMIVDTAREITNEKIIPVRAELDEKNQFPREILKDIAKADLFSIFVPEEYGGFGGGCFEVVLALEELARGCVGVATSFAASALGIFPVLIAGSEEQKQKYMPDIASGSRWAAFGLTEANAGSDASGIRTTAVLDGDEWVLNGTKQWITNGGESQIYTIVALTDPNKGARGASIFVVEDGDPGFSYGKKEDKMGIRASATRELILKDCRIPKDRLVGKRGTGFITVMKTLDMSRPGIASLGVGLAQAALDEAVTYAKQRVQFAKPIISFQAVQHILADMAIQLEAARSLVYAAAKHIDKHPKDMSKVSSMCKVFATDMAMKVTTDAVQVLGGYGYMKEYPVEKMMRDAKILQIYEGTNQIQRNVVGQELNKEYA; encoded by the coding sequence GTGGATTATTTTCTCACTGAACAGCAGCAGATGATCGTTGATACCGCCCGGGAAATCACCAATGAAAAGATTATTCCGGTTCGGGCCGAACTTGATGAAAAAAACCAGTTTCCCCGCGAAATATTAAAGGATATCGCCAAGGCGGATCTGTTCAGCATATTTGTTCCCGAGGAATATGGCGGGTTTGGCGGCGGTTGTTTTGAGGTTGTCCTGGCCCTGGAAGAATTGGCCCGGGGATGCGTTGGTGTGGCCACCAGCTTTGCCGCCAGCGCTTTGGGCATCTTTCCGGTGCTGATTGCCGGCAGTGAAGAGCAGAAACAGAAATACATGCCCGATATCGCCAGCGGATCCCGCTGGGCCGCCTTTGGTCTGACCGAGGCCAATGCCGGCAGTGATGCCTCCGGCATCCGCACCACCGCGGTTTTGGATGGCGATGAGTGGGTGCTGAACGGGACCAAACAATGGATCACCAATGGCGGCGAATCACAGATCTACACCATTGTTGCCTTGACCGACCCCAACAAGGGCGCGCGCGGAGCCTCCATTTTCGTGGTCGAGGACGGGGATCCGGGATTTTCCTATGGCAAGAAGGAAGACAAGATGGGCATCCGGGCCTCGGCCACCCGGGAATTGATTCTCAAGGATTGCCGTATTCCCAAGGATCGACTGGTAGGCAAGCGGGGAACCGGGTTCATCACCGTGATGAAGACCCTGGACATGTCGCGGCCAGGGATCGCCTCCCTAGGTGTCGGCCTTGCCCAGGCAGCGCTTGATGAAGCGGTCACCTATGCCAAGCAACGCGTTCAGTTCGCCAAACCGATCATATCCTTTCAGGCCGTGCAACACATCCTGGCCGACATGGCCATCCAGCTGGAGGCAGCCCGATCGTTGGTTTACGCGGCGGCAAAGCACATCGACAAGCATCCCAAGGATATGTCCAAGGTCTCGTCCATGTGCAAGGTCTTTGCCACCGATATGGCCATGAAAGTCACCACCGATGCGGTTCAGGTGTTGGGTGGATACGGCTACATGAAAGAGTATCCGGTGGAGAAGATGATGCGCGATGCCAAGATCCTTCAAATTTATGAAGGCACCAACCAGATTCAGCGCAATGTCGTTGGCCAGGAATTGAACAAGGAATACGCCTGA
- a CDS encoding beta-ketoacyl-ACP synthase III, whose amino-acid sequence MNRAVILGTGSCLPERKLTNAELERMVDTSDEWITTRTGIRNRHIAGKNEQNYQLAAKAGRRALAVTGIDAEELDLIIVATVSPHMIMPSTACFVQAELGAVNAFAYDINAACAGFTYGLDLASNYIQNRPEMKILLIGAETLSARVDWEDRNTCVLFGDGAGAVVLSGSHDGRGVFGSSLHSDGKLWNLLCMDSPESLNPDLRPDIWHGPHIRMSGSDIFKHAVRMMEDAVTSLLRKHDLTIDDVNLMIPHQANIRILTNLRDRLGIAEEKVFINLSKYGNTSAASIPIALDEAHREGRLRRGDIVLLCTFGGGLTWGSLLMRW is encoded by the coding sequence ATGAATAGAGCAGTTATCTTGGGAACCGGTTCCTGTCTTCCCGAACGGAAACTCACCAATGCCGAGCTTGAGCGGATGGTGGATACTTCCGATGAATGGATTACGACCAGGACCGGTATTCGAAACCGGCATATTGCTGGAAAGAATGAACAAAATTATCAGCTGGCCGCCAAGGCGGGACGACGGGCGCTCGCTGTGACCGGGATCGATGCCGAAGAGCTCGATCTGATTATTGTCGCGACCGTTTCGCCGCACATGATCATGCCGTCCACTGCCTGTTTCGTGCAGGCGGAATTGGGGGCGGTGAATGCCTTTGCCTACGACATCAACGCCGCCTGTGCCGGTTTTACCTATGGTCTGGATCTGGCGAGCAATTACATTCAGAATCGGCCGGAAATGAAAATCCTGCTGATCGGTGCGGAAACACTGTCCGCTCGGGTGGACTGGGAAGATCGCAACACCTGTGTTCTTTTTGGGGACGGAGCGGGAGCGGTGGTCCTTTCTGGCTCGCATGACGGTCGAGGAGTTTTTGGCAGCAGTTTGCATTCAGATGGCAAATTGTGGAACCTGTTGTGCATGGACAGCCCGGAAAGCCTTAATCCGGATCTGCGGCCGGACATATGGCACGGGCCTCATATCCGTATGAGCGGCAGCGACATCTTCAAACATGCTGTTCGGATGATGGAGGATGCCGTTACCAGTCTGTTGCGTAAGCATGACCTCACCATCGACGACGTCAACCTCATGATTCCCCATCAGGCCAATATCCGCATCCTGACCAATTTGCGTGACCGATTGGGCATCGCGGAGGAGAAGGTGTTCATCAATTTAAGCAAGTACGGCAATACCTCGGCCGCCAGCATCCCGATCGCGCTGGACGAAGCGCACCGTGAAGGACGGCTGAGGCGGGGAGACATTGTGTTGTTATGTACCTTTGGCGGCGGCCTCACCTGGGGTTCGCTGCTCATGCGTTGGTAA
- the plsX gene encoding phosphate acyltransferase PlsX: MRIALDAMGGDRGSEMAIQGALAAVGGRKDLRVVLVGPQHLLEQQLAEHARGQGDALDRISVHHAAEVITMDDSPVDAVRKKKEATIMVGFDLVKNGEADALVSAGNSGATMAAAVRKLGRLPGVSRPGIASFFPTLKKPVMLMDIGANVDCRPQHLYQFAVMASSCSRLLLKHERPRVGLLSNGEETGKGNALVKETHELLKKSPLHFIGNVEGRDVYRGDVDVVVCDGFVGNISLKISEGLAEAAMQMLKREIMKTWRAKLGYLLIREAFAGFKKQVDYAEYGGAPLLGIDGTGIICHGASNAVAIRNAIEVAASMVHNRINDAIVEALGEFAA; encoded by the coding sequence GTGAGAATAGCCCTTGACGCCATGGGTGGCGACCGGGGGTCAGAGATGGCGATTCAAGGGGCACTCGCCGCCGTTGGCGGCAGGAAAGATCTCCGCGTCGTCTTGGTTGGCCCCCAACATCTTTTGGAACAACAACTCGCTGAACATGCCCGCGGCCAAGGCGATGCACTGGATCGAATCAGTGTCCATCACGCCGCCGAGGTGATCACCATGGATGATTCCCCGGTTGATGCCGTGCGCAAGAAGAAAGAGGCGACCATTATGGTCGGTTTCGATCTGGTAAAGAACGGCGAGGCGGACGCGCTTGTTTCCGCCGGCAATTCCGGCGCGACCATGGCGGCGGCCGTACGAAAGCTGGGGCGGCTTCCCGGTGTATCCAGGCCGGGCATTGCCAGTTTCTTCCCGACATTGAAAAAACCGGTGATGCTGATGGACATCGGTGCGAATGTTGACTGTCGACCGCAGCATTTGTATCAATTTGCTGTCATGGCCTCATCCTGCTCTCGGTTGCTGCTCAAGCATGAACGGCCACGGGTCGGGTTGCTCAGTAATGGCGAGGAAACCGGAAAAGGGAATGCGCTGGTCAAGGAAACTCATGAATTGCTCAAAAAAAGCCCCTTGCACTTCATCGGCAATGTCGAGGGACGCGACGTGTATCGCGGCGATGTCGATGTGGTGGTATGTGATGGGTTCGTCGGCAATATTTCGCTGAAGATCAGCGAGGGCCTGGCCGAGGCGGCCATGCAGATGCTGAAGCGGGAAATCATGAAAACTTGGCGTGCCAAACTTGGGTATCTCCTTATCCGCGAGGCTTTCGCTGGATTTAAAAAACAGGTGGACTACGCGGAATATGGCGGCGCGCCACTGCTCGGTATAGACGGCACCGGCATCATCTGTCACGGCGCCTCCAATGCCGTGGCCATCCGCAATGCGATTGAAGTCGCCGCCAGCATGGTCCACAATCGCATCAACGACGCGATCGTTGAAGCCCTTGGCGAATTCGCCGCCTGA
- the rpmF gene encoding 50S ribosomal protein L32 — protein MFVDAMEDIMALPKRRHSHSRTRMRRAHDALTKPSVGQCPECGEAKMRHQLCGGCGMYKGRSVIRLEEEIS, from the coding sequence ATGTTTGTGGACGCAATGGAGGACATTATGGCTTTACCGAAACGTAGACATTCCCATTCGCGAACAAGAATGCGCCGGGCGCACGATGCGTTGACTAAACCCAGCGTCGGGCAATGCCCCGAGTGTGGCGAAGCGAAGATGCGTCATCAGTTATGCGGCGGTTGTGGCATGTACAAGGGGCGGAGTGTGATCCGTCTTGAGGAAGAGATAAGCTAA
- a CDS encoding YceD family protein produces MQVRFNEISPYGSRFELTVIESLVAQRDFAIKGPLQAHCELRREGEAKVGMQGYLQAVVTLVCDRCLGDYDVQVDTDFQLLFEVESEASWRLKEVECTTTDLDIEVLEEPVIDLDDVFRQQIYLALPMKNLCAETCKGLCPRCGANLNGMHCSCAAEDNRSPFAGLARLKK; encoded by the coding sequence GTGCAGGTCCGGTTCAATGAAATCTCCCCGTATGGCAGTCGTTTCGAGTTGACAGTCATAGAAAGTCTTGTCGCGCAGCGGGATTTTGCCATCAAGGGACCTCTGCAGGCCCATTGCGAACTGCGTCGCGAAGGCGAAGCAAAGGTTGGCATGCAGGGGTATCTTCAAGCCGTGGTGACATTGGTATGCGATCGCTGCCTTGGAGATTACGATGTGCAGGTGGATACCGATTTCCAGTTGCTGTTCGAGGTAGAGAGCGAAGCCTCGTGGCGTTTGAAGGAAGTCGAATGTACAACAACAGATTTAGACATCGAGGTGCTTGAAGAACCTGTCATTGACCTTGACGATGTGTTTCGACAGCAGATATATCTGGCGCTCCCGATGAAAAATCTCTGCGCCGAAACCTGTAAGGGGCTTTGCCCGCGTTGCGGCGCTAACCTGAATGGGATGCACTGCAGCTGTGCCGCCGAGGATAATCGGTCTCCTTTTGCGGGACTTGCTCGGTTGAAAAAATAA
- a CDS encoding MlaC/ttg2D family ABC transporter substrate-binding protein: protein MWFMILDRRCRRQGTQFFFSGLLVLVVIIFGSFLGQAAAASSPDPTEQFRPFLQKVTDVLADPTLKTVPKKEQSQRVINVVRERFDFREMSKRVLGQHWRSLNTQEQAQFEQLFTELLQYAYVGKIDEYTGQQVEFTQQRIKGDRAEVQTLLVDANKSIPISYILILRGTQWMAYDVVVEGVSLVRNYMEQFKEILLKDGYPGLVKQIENKISQLEQQQKQS from the coding sequence ATGTGGTTCATGATATTGGATCGACGATGCCGTCGGCAGGGTACCCAATTTTTTTTCAGCGGCCTGCTTGTTCTTGTCGTAATCATTTTCGGCTCCTTCCTCGGACAAGCGGCGGCCGCGAGCTCTCCCGATCCTACAGAGCAATTTCGTCCCTTCCTGCAGAAAGTCACCGATGTACTCGCCGACCCCACCCTGAAAACGGTTCCGAAAAAAGAGCAGAGTCAAAGAGTGATCAATGTCGTACGTGAACGCTTTGATTTTCGCGAAATGAGCAAGCGGGTTCTCGGGCAGCATTGGCGTTCGCTCAATACACAGGAGCAGGCACAATTTGAACAGTTGTTCACCGAGCTTTTGCAGTATGCCTACGTGGGAAAAATCGACGAGTATACCGGGCAACAGGTCGAGTTCACTCAACAGCGGATCAAGGGGGATCGCGCCGAGGTGCAGACGTTGCTGGTGGATGCGAATAAATCCATTCCCATCTCGTATATTCTTATTCTTCGCGGGACGCAATGGATGGCTTACGATGTGGTTGTCGAAGGGGTGAGCCTCGTGCGCAACTACATGGAGCAGTTCAAGGAGATCCTGCTCAAGGACGGATATCCGGGTTTGGTTAAACAGATAGAAAATAAAATCAGCCAATTGGAACAGCAGCAGAAGCAATCCTGA
- a CDS encoding MlaA family lipoprotein has protein sequence MSPVMQPKPIFALLLRCCLMLCVSFLIGGGNAAANDFLSDDAYANGETAQVADPIEPVNRAIFTLNDKFYIWVLDPVATGYSKVLPADIRGCIGNFFYNLGEPVRSVNCLLQGRFRDSGLVLSRFALNTICGVFGLADTAAHEFAIPPISATLGETLATWGIGDGFYVVAPLLGPSTVRDLTGTVVDSLAMASYYPWSDDELSPYTLTGVNTVNRTSLHLGEYDQLKSLSFDPYIAFRNGYFQMRSKTRNHSQTK, from the coding sequence GTGAGTCCCGTTATGCAACCAAAACCTATCTTCGCGTTGCTGTTGCGCTGCTGTCTTATGCTGTGCGTGTCTTTCCTCATTGGGGGCGGCAATGCGGCCGCCAATGACTTCCTCAGCGATGACGCCTATGCAAATGGAGAAACTGCCCAAGTTGCCGATCCGATCGAGCCGGTGAATAGGGCGATCTTCACGTTGAACGACAAGTTCTACATATGGGTGTTGGACCCTGTGGCCACAGGATACAGCAAGGTACTGCCTGCCGATATTCGGGGATGCATCGGCAATTTTTTTTACAACCTCGGTGAACCGGTGCGCTCCGTCAACTGCCTGCTGCAAGGACGGTTTCGCGATTCCGGTCTGGTCTTATCCCGGTTCGCGCTCAACACCATCTGCGGTGTCTTTGGCTTGGCGGATACCGCGGCCCATGAATTTGCCATTCCGCCCATCAGCGCCACGCTCGGGGAAACGCTCGCCACCTGGGGCATCGGCGACGGTTTCTATGTGGTCGCACCCTTGCTGGGACCGTCCACGGTGCGCGATTTGACCGGAACCGTGGTTGACAGCTTGGCCATGGCTTCCTATTATCCGTGGAGCGATGACGAATTGAGCCCGTACACGCTTACCGGCGTTAATACGGTGAATCGCACCTCGCTGCATCTTGGGGAATATGACCAGTTGAAATCCTTGAGCTTTGATCCCTATATAGCTTTTCGCAACGGCTACTTCCAGATGCGAAGTAAAACGCGCAATCATTCTCAGACAAAATAA
- the mlaD gene encoding outer membrane lipid asymmetry maintenance protein MlaD, with the protein MTNARVELFVGFFLVVGFLALGWLALQLGEVPWLTGAKTYLLHAEFNNISGVKPGADVQIAGVTVGKVRQLHLNEDRQAVVTMQIDREVVVPVDSIASVKSQGIIGDKYIQITLGGDETAYKPGEAIVDTESAVDLESLISKFAFGEVKK; encoded by the coding sequence ATGACCAATGCGCGTGTGGAATTATTTGTTGGTTTTTTTCTGGTGGTCGGTTTTCTGGCCCTGGGGTGGTTGGCGTTGCAGCTTGGCGAGGTCCCCTGGTTGACCGGTGCCAAGACCTACCTCCTGCATGCCGAGTTTAATAACATTTCCGGGGTCAAGCCGGGAGCAGATGTGCAGATTGCTGGTGTCACGGTGGGCAAGGTGCGCCAATTGCATCTCAATGAAGATCGTCAGGCCGTTGTGACCATGCAGATCGACCGCGAGGTGGTCGTCCCTGTCGACTCGATCGCCTCCGTTAAATCGCAAGGTATCATTGGGGATAAATACATTCAGATTACCCTGGGAGGCGATGAAACCGCCTACAAACCCGGAGAAGCCATTGTTGACACGGAATCGGCGGTTGATTTGGAATCGCTCATTTCCAAATTTGCCTTTGGCGAGGTGAAAAAATAA
- a CDS encoding ABC transporter ATP-binding protein, whose protein sequence is MSTAIAPANETAIQFVDVCKSFGERSRRHLVLDRVSFSVPKGKTTVIAGGSGQGKSVILKLILGLLRPDSGQVLIGEKDITTMGYKALQEQRMRFGVLFQGAALFDSLTVFENIALPLRERTRLSDQEIRSRIAATLEQLELTGHEEKFPAQLSGGMKKRVGLARALQLEPEIVLFDEPTTGLDPVMTREIYELFVRTQQRLGYTAVIVSHDIPQIFTLADQIILLNKGELDIFSDPAQIPLSTKPKIREFARSVMGQQAA, encoded by the coding sequence ATGAGTACAGCAATCGCCCCGGCCAATGAAACAGCCATCCAATTTGTCGATGTCTGTAAATCCTTTGGCGAGCGGTCCAGGCGCCATCTGGTGCTTGACCGGGTCAGCTTTTCCGTGCCCAAGGGCAAGACCACGGTCATTGCCGGGGGCAGCGGTCAGGGGAAAAGCGTGATTCTCAAGCTAATTCTCGGCCTGCTGCGTCCTGATTCTGGTCAGGTCTTGATCGGCGAAAAAGATATCACCACCATGGGCTACAAAGCCCTTCAGGAACAGCGAATGCGGTTCGGTGTGCTTTTTCAAGGGGCAGCCTTGTTCGATTCGCTGACCGTCTTTGAAAACATCGCATTGCCGTTGCGGGAGCGTACCCGGTTGAGCGATCAGGAGATAAGAAGCCGTATCGCGGCGACGCTTGAACAGCTTGAATTGACAGGGCATGAGGAAAAATTTCCTGCCCAGCTCAGCGGCGGGATGAAAAAACGCGTGGGCCTGGCCCGAGCCCTGCAGCTTGAGCCGGAAATCGTCTTGTTCGACGAGCCGACCACCGGTCTTGATCCGGTTATGACCAGGGAAATCTACGAACTGTTTGTTCGCACCCAGCAACGTCTTGGATATACGGCGGTTATCGTCAGCCATGATATCCCGCAGATTTTTACCCTTGCCGACCAGATCATCCTCCTGAACAAAGGCGAGCTGGATATTTTTTCAGATCCCGCCCAGATCCCGCTTTCAACCAAACCAAAGATCCGTGAGTTTGCCCGCTCGGTCATGGGACAGCAGGCGGCATAA
- a CDS encoding MlaE family ABC transporter permease, whose translation MTETEKSSLPLLRLIGRMGDQAIYTLTDLGRMGIFLFFSLLGLLKRPFRFRELIKQVGFIGAGSLTVIFFTALSTGMVLGLQGYYSLHKFGAEGMLGSAVSLSLIMELGPVLTALMVAGRAGSAMCAEIGIMRISEQIDALECMAIDPFRYFISPKLLATLISVPLLTAFFDVIGITGGYLAGVKLMGVNSGAFFSGMEQSVTNHDVRLGVIKSFVFALLVAWICTGRGYFVQTIRGAGFGAESVSKVTTQAVVMSSISVLIFDYLLTAVLL comes from the coding sequence ATGACTGAAACAGAAAAAAGTTCCCTTCCCTTACTGCGCCTGATCGGCAGAATGGGCGATCAAGCGATCTACACCCTGACCGATCTCGGCAGGATGGGGATTTTTTTATTTTTTTCCCTGCTGGGCCTTCTCAAACGTCCCTTTCGTTTCCGTGAATTGATCAAGCAGGTCGGATTTATCGGCGCAGGGTCGTTGACGGTGATTTTTTTCACCGCGCTTTCCACCGGCATGGTTCTGGGGCTGCAAGGGTACTACTCCCTGCATAAATTTGGTGCCGAAGGGATGCTGGGTTCCGCGGTCTCCCTCAGCCTGATCATGGAGCTCGGGCCGGTGCTTACCGCCCTGATGGTGGCTGGGCGAGCCGGATCGGCGATGTGCGCAGAAATCGGTATCATGCGGATTTCCGAACAGATCGATGCCTTGGAATGCATGGCCATCGACCCTTTTCGTTATTTCATATCCCCCAAACTTCTTGCAACCTTGATCTCGGTTCCCCTGTTGACCGCGTTTTTCGATGTGATCGGCATCACCGGTGGATATTTGGCCGGGGTGAAGCTTATGGGCGTGAACAGTGGCGCCTTTTTTTCCGGCATGGAGCAAAGCGTCACCAACCACGATGTGCGCCTGGGGGTAATTAAATCCTTTGTCTTCGCCTTGCTGGTGGCATGGATCTGCACCGGTCGCGGTTATTTTGTCCAGACAATTCGCGGGGCCGGTTTTGGTGCGGAGAGCGTCAGCAAAGTCACCACTCAAGCAGTGGTCATGTCGTCGATTTCGGTCTTGATCTTTGACTATCTGCTCACCGCGGTGTTGCTATGA
- a CDS encoding PilZ domain-containing protein, with protein MMTAGPLVFTPDKRTHFRVPFTRTVKVRIQDKVHGQFAARNLSLGGVFLEGAVNVPVGEECRLELHETGNRISFIYTIRGKILRKEAGGVGIKFTGMAENCFMFLQTMILYSSDDPIQTAEHFLEEFAPAPVSIC; from the coding sequence ATGATGACCGCAGGGCCGCTTGTCTTCACCCCAGATAAACGCACCCATTTTCGGGTCCCTTTTACCCGCACGGTGAAGGTCCGAATCCAGGATAAGGTGCATGGTCAGTTTGCAGCGCGCAACCTTAGTCTGGGGGGGGTGTTTCTCGAGGGTGCGGTGAATGTTCCTGTTGGCGAGGAGTGCCGCTTGGAGCTGCATGAAACCGGAAATCGAATCAGCTTCATTTATACGATCCGGGGAAAAATTCTGCGAAAGGAAGCGGGGGGAGTCGGCATCAAGTTTACCGGCATGGCAGAGAACTGCTTCATGTTTCTGCAAACCATGATTCTCTATTCTTCGGATGACCCCATTCAGACAGCCGAACATTTTCTTGAAGAGTTTGCTCCCGCGCCCGTGTCCATTTGCTGA